GAGGAGCCGGCCCACGCGTAGAGGGCCGGGGCCGCGTTCAGGATCCGGGCGACGGTGTCGCGCTCGGGGTCGCCGCCGCGGCCGTCGACGGCCCACCAGGTGGCGAGCCAGCCGGGTGGTGGGGTGTCGGCGGTGGCGATGGTCGTCGCGGCGCTGGTGGCAGCGGCTCCAGCGGCCACCACGTCCGCGCGGTCGGCCACGAGGATGTCGGTCTGCGAGTGCTCCCGGTACTCCCGGGCCGCCAGCGCGGCGACCAGCGCAGGCGAGGTGGCCGGGCTCACCTGGAACACCGCGGGCAGGCCGCGCTCCCGATACCAGCGCTCCGCCCGCTCGATCGCGGCCTCCACGTCCGGCACCTCGCCGCAGGTCAGCACCGAGTTGGCGCGGTTGGTGACGCCGTCCGCGGCCCGCAGCGTCCAGCCTTCCAGCTCCTCGCGCTCCAGTGCCGGCCAGCCGCGGTCGGCGAGGCGGTCGAGGGCGGCGGGCTCCGGTGGGCGCATCCGTCGAATCTATCCCGCCGCCGGCCGCGGAGGCGTACCGTGCCTCCCATGACCGACACGAAGGACGCGCCTGCAACCGGCGCCGAGCCGTTCCCCGCCGCGGAGATCGCCAGCCTCAAGGCCAAGACCGTGGCGCACGTCATCCACTAC
This genomic stretch from Leifsonia sp. EB41 harbors:
- a CDS encoding GNAT family N-acetyltransferase — its product is MRPPEPAALDRLADRGWPALEREELEGWTLRAADGVTNRANSVLTCGEVPDVEAAIERAERWYRERGLPAVFQVSPATSPALVAALAAREYREHSQTDILVADRADVVAAGAAATSAATTIATADTPPPGWLATWWAVDGRGGDPERDTVARILNAAPALYAWAGSSDAPDAVARLALAGDWAGLYAVATLPTARRRGLARALAVALADEAGGRGVEHLWLQVLADNTAAHALYSRLGFRPASRYAYWTAPSG